The following is a genomic window from Colletotrichum lupini chromosome 5, complete sequence.
GCTTCCAGTTTCGGCATCTCTAACTGACGGTTTCTAGGCACGGGCGGCAAGCACCTCCTCAACCCCTTGGTGGCGACACAGAATTTCGAGTACAAGATGAGCAACATTCTCGACAAGCCCTTGGAATCCGCCTTTGGCTTCATTTCCGTGTTGCCTGGTGCTTTCTCAGCTTACCGCTACGTTGCCTTGCAGAATGACAAGAATGGTCAGGGTCCACTGGAGAAGTACTTTGCCGGTGAGAAACTTGAGGGAGCCGGCGCTGGTATCTTCACATCCAACATGTACCTCGCCGAAGATCGTATTCTCTGCTTCGAGCTTGTCACAAAGAGAAACTGCCATTGGATTCTGCAGTACGTTAAGTCTGCTACCGGCGAGACGGACGTGCCGGACACCGTCACGGAGCTTGTCCTCCAACGTCGTCGTTGGTTGAACGGTTCCTTCTTCGCTGCTATCTACGCCATTGCCCACTTCTACGAATTCTTCCGGTCTGATCACTCTATCCTGCGAAAGCTCATGTTCTTCATCGAATTCGTCTTCAACACGATTAACATGATTTTCGCATGGTTCGCCATTGGTAACTTCTTCCTGGTCTTCAAGATTCTTACGACGAGTTTGGGCGAGGACAACTTGCTTGGTAGGACTGGCGAGATCCTCGGCGTCGTCTTCACTTGGCTCTACGGAATTTCACTCATGACCTGTTTCGTTCTCTCCATGGGTAATCGTCCAGCCGGTTCCGGTGCTTACTACATCACAATGGTTTACTTCTGGGCGCTTATAATGATGTGAGTATATTCCGAGTGACTATATGATAGCAAGCTTACTAACATCTCCATAGCTACCTGTTGTTTGCCGCTGTGTTTATTGCTGTCAAGGCTATTATCGCTGATGTCAACGATTCGAACGGCTTCAACGTAAGCGATCTCTTCAAGAACCCGGTCTTCTACACCCTCATCATTTCCGTCATGTCGACTTACGGTATTTGGTTGATCGCCTCGCTGCTCATGTTTGACCCCTGGCACATGATCACCTCCTTCGCGCAGTACATGCTTCTGACGCCCACCTACACCAACATTCTCAACGTCTACGCATTCTGCAACACTCACGATATTTCGTGGGGTACAAAGGGTGACGATGGCGCCGAGAAGCTGCCTACCGTCAGCACCAAGGATGGTTCAGGAAAGACCGATCTTCCCGATGAGGCTGATCTCAACGCCCAATACGAGCGCGAGCTCAAGGTCTTTAGCGCCAAGTTCGTTCAGGAAGTTAAGCCCCCAACGGACTCGCAAAAGGCTGAGGCTCAAATGGACTACTACCGTGGTGTCCGTTCTGTCGTAGTGTTGGCTTGGATGATCTCCAACTTTGGCCTTGCTGCCGTCGTCCTTAGTGCCGCTGGCCTGGAGAGGATAAGTCCTACCGCCAGTACCACTGACGATACGGACGGCCGTGCCAACATTTACATGTCGGTCGTGTTGTGGTCAGTGGCGGGTCTTTCGTCTTTCAAGTTCATCGGCGCGATGTGGTTCCTCGTCGTCCGCATGTTCAGAGGTGTATGATTGCTGGTGGTTACGAGCATTATGTGTAGCGGGGATGATTACTTTTCTGACGACTTTTGGTTTCGTGAGCATTATACCCACCCCTTTCTTTTGGAGAAGAGGGCTATGTGGATGGCGAACACGACTTTGGAGAAGAGTGTCCGAACTCCTCCATCATGTTTTGAGTACGATCACGGGGTTGGATGTAACTCTAATGACTttgcttttatatttaactgcTATGCGCTTCTGTACTTGCTCAACCCTATCTTTCCTCTCTCGTCCTGCCTTTACCCGCACCCGCCATCTCTCGCTACGTTTCGGGTTCTCTAGTATCACCATGGACCTGTCTTCATTGGAGTTTCTTTTCGTTCTCATTCTTCTGCACGTCTCTCGAGGTTCTACATCGTCTCACCACCCTTGATGGGTGACAGCGGTGGCAGTGAACCTTGATGGGGCGCCTCTTGGCGGGGTAGCGGAGTGCGACGTGGCTTAGAGAGGCGGGTTGAGATAGACGAGGGCAAGTTTTTCTGAGGAAATGATGACGAGACAATAAACAAGACTTTTATCTGATGTGAGCATGCGCAACGGATGTGCAATGATTCGGTGAACACGAAGGCTGTGATTGCGTGCATGCTTAAAGTTGACAACGTTGTTTTCAGAAGTCTGAGTAAAACATGTTGCTCTTCCTCGTTGATGTGGATGTTGTTTAGTCGCTTGTCCCCTGATCGTCTAAACGTTTCAAACTTTTATTGATTTCATGGGTGTACTCCGTAAGGCAGATGGAAATGGATGAGCTTCGATGCagcaaaaagaagaagaaaaaaagtcACTAGTCATGAGTGTATAATTGAACCAATTTGGGAATCGTATTTACTGCTTTTTTGGGGGAAAACCTCTCACACTTATGTAGCCGCAGCGCGGCGAAGGACAGAGGGaacaaggggggggggggggcgagCAGACTTTCTGAATAGAGTGACTTCAAGTCCCAGGACAATGACCGCCGCTCTACGAGGCCACCTCCTTGCCAAGTCTCTCGAGCTCCTGCTTGATAAACTCGTCGGCGTTGAGAATCTCCGTGCTGCCGTATACCACTCTCCTCCTCGCGCGGTCGCCGCCCGTCCGCTCAACCCACTCCTGCAAGTTTCCGTACTCGTCcatgctgccgccgccgacggTGAAGACCACGGCCTCGGAGAAGCCCTGGCGACGCTGGCCGAAGCTGGCGCCGGTGCCGGCTGCGGCTTGGCCGGGGAGACCGCCCGGTGCGGAGGAgccgccggcgccggcgcgGATGGCGCTGGGCGGGGGCATGGTGCCGCGGGCGTTGGCGGAGCGGGGGTCAAAGTAAAGGTAGTTTTCCGTCTTTGCAATGGCGGAGCTGGCGGCTGTGGAGGGGTCCATGATGGACTCGACAATCTTTGTGATTGTCAGGTCGCGGTTGGCGGGGAGGAAGTTCTTGATGCCGCCGATGAGTGACTCAAAGTTTGAGGATAGGCCAGTAGGGACGCCACTTTCCTTCAAACGGTCGGTGAGGCGGTTGGAGATGGAGGAGAAGCGGCCAAAGATGTCTGATGAGCCGGCCTGGTTCGTCGTCGGGTTGGAAATCGTGGTGAGCTGGGTCATCTTCGTGGTGGCGCGGACTCTGTAAGAGCGGGTGGTCAGTACCAAAGAGTAGAGTAGAAAATACTAGCGATATGTCAGGAGGAACTTACTGTCGGATGTATGGCAGAGAGGTTGTGTCTGCGCCGCACTCTGTCAGAGCTTTCTCGAAGCCTTCCCACTCCGCCCGGCTGACGTCTTGTTCAGTGCTAAGATACCAGATGACGAACAATCTCAGCTTGTCAACCGGCTCATCGCCCTTTGCACTGTCCTTGATGAGCTCTAGTATTTGAGCCTTGGTCTGCTTCGCGGCACCCTCCTCGACTTGGAAGAAGTTATCGAGTTGCCGGTTTTTTATGCCGGTCAGAAGTGCTGCCAAGATATTCATGTGCATGTCGAGCACAGCCTTACGCTCGCGAAGTTCCGGCAGGAGGGTAATGGCCGCCTTTAGGTGTTGCGCGCTGGCGCTGGTATCATTCTGAAGATCCTCCAGATCTGTCACTCCCGTCTTCTTGTTGACTGCCGCCGCATCCTCCTTATACCTTGTCAACTCGGCGTCGATATCCTCGGCTACTTGAGGGAACGGCACAGCCGCATTCTTGGTCCAGAAGAAGTCGCTCGCCGTCAAGTCGTAAGCCTTCTTGGTGTTTCCCTTGGCAGGGTTGTTCTCGTCTATGGGCGTCTCTATCGTGATTCGGTTCAACTTCATATTCAAAACATCGTGGACCAGTGATTGGTAAGTCCAAGAATGGGAAAGCATGGGTATTAAATCAACGTTTCGGTCGAGAATGACAAGGACAGGTCGTGACTGTGGCGTTCCTGCCGACGCTGGGCGGGCGCTTGAAGAGAAGAGGTTTTCTTTGGAATTGAGAATGTGGTCGCGAAGCTTTCGATCAAGCTTGGCAGAGATCATTTCCGCGGCAGCGCCCTTGGGGCACCGGATGATGGGAATGACGCCCATGGTGACAATGACGCTGAAGAGGCCACTAACAATCCTGTCCACCACCCTGTCCAGCTCCTCGTCATTCGTCGTTGCGCTGTTCAGTGCCCAGTATGTGTGGTCTCGTTGCATACCCAGGTTGAAAAGATCTGGCTCGGCAACGATGAAGTTCAGATACTGATCCATGAGTCTGGCAATGTTGTCCGATGTGCCGGCGGTTATCGTCTGCTCCGCAAAGTCTTCAAGCAGCGGTCGAGGGATGGAGGATAGGAAGTTTAGGTATGCGGGAGTGTATAGGCCCTTTTGGAGATCGCTGGTGATGTGTTGGAGGTTTTGCGCCGTAGGTTCGAGGAGGTAGATGACGGGTACGTCAGGGATAGCATGTCTCGATGCTCCAATGTGCCTGGACTCACGTCAGTAGGATACCGGGCTCTTGAGGCATGTAGCCTTACATGTGCATCGTGATACCTAGCCCTCGCAGATCACTGACACGGAGAACACTGCTGATGACATCGCGGCCAAGGTCATCGAAAACCAGGACCTTCCACAAGGGCTCGCCATCCGAGGTGATGATTGCGCCTGTCGGACCAAGTGCGCCGCCGTTGGTCTGAGTGTTCTCGGTGTCGTTATCCGAGTAGGAGTCGTTCAGGCTGAGGAGCTTTTTTAAAGCGGCTTCAGGTCTAATTAGCTCCAAAGCTCTCTATAGAACATGGGCGCAATAGGTTATGCGACGTACAGATCTGGCGATCGCGCAGTGAGTGGCCCTTCGCTGCCATGACGATGGTGGGGGAGCTTTGCAGCTCTAGCTAGCTTGGGAGAGCTGTTGCTGCCGCAGGAGAGGTGTTGATGGGTTATACAAAATGAAGGCCAGACCTGGAGACTGCTACCAAACGTGTATGCTGCGCCTTTTCAATCAATCGTTCTCCGTGGTCGCGTTGTGCAATCGAGGTTGACGTCTTGCTGTTGCGACAGACAGAGGTACGTACACGGCTCCAGCATCGGTGTCCTCAAAGTGCCGTCTAGCCACATTTCCTGGATGATTCCGCTGACCTGCCCTGTGCTTGTGCTGGAGTGGATACCTTGGTACCTGCCTCGCACGATGTCATGGGACGGCAGTACTGAGCCTCCGTGATCCGACGGGCGGTGAGAGCCAGGTCATCGCCTAGGTACCTAGACACGCTAGAGCAGATTGGGCCGGCGAACTGAGTTGCGCAGCTGCCGACAGAGGCCTGTGGCTAAAAAGGTGCAGCGCGGAACTGGGAAGGCACGAGGGCCCTGTCCAGTCACAGCCAAGGCAAGTCAGGTCCGTCCGTGGCCCCTTCCGACTTGGAAAGTGTTGGCCCCTTCTGGCTCAGACCCACCTCGCAGTCAGTCATGCCTAAAAAGTGCGGCCACAAAGTGACCTTCCCGCCTCCCTTTGGACTGGCCACTGCGAAACAATGACCAGCTTTTCCTCCTCCGCAACGACAACTCATCCCGCTTCTTCCTCCTTCACCATCAGCACAAGTCATCGCCAACCGCACGGAAAACAATCGACAGGAAGAGGCGTCGGAAAGGGCCTCTGGCGACAATTCTGAGCGACTCTGGATCTTTATTTTCCGGAACTTTTGAAGGCGGCACTGGGCATTTAACTTGCCTGTTTGATTGCCGCTTCTTAGATTTACGGCGATTGTTCCATTTCGTCCCCTTCTTTTTTTGTGACTGTCTGCGCTCGCTCTTTTCTTCGGGCAGTCGACGGTCATGTTGTAATCTGCGCGACCTTCATCAATCCACGCTGCGAACCACGTTAAGGTCGCGAAGCCAGCTCTCCTCAGAAGGCAAGATAAGTCGCGCTGAACAGAGagtgagaaagagagagagagacacgAACTGCAGGGTATGATACACTTCTCCCCCCCAAGCCAACCTCACATTTGTCTGTCCCCTTTCCCACGCTTCCCAACACCTCCCCTTTCCCCCAAATCACCACTCTCTGTCCAACACACCGCCATCATGATGAGCGCGATTCCCATCAACATCATCCGGTCACCATCCACTCCTCAAAGGAGACGCAGACATGGCGATGTTTGTTTGAGTGAAAATTCTTGATGAAGCCATGGCGTTCGAACTCAACCCGCACTGGACTTGTGCAGCGATGAATTTGCAAAGTCGGAACAGATCAGGGGCAGACGCAGACACTACGCGCGTGGAAATGTGGACAAGGACACGAGTGAACCTCATGTTTAGAATGTTTTGCAAAGCAGAACGCCTTGTTCCGCGGCGCGGCGGGCATCGGTTGGTACATCCACCATGCGAAAAGGGATACATGAGGGCCAAGAGCAAGCAGACCGGGCAATTCAGACGACTCAGTTCCTCTCAAGGATACTTGTCGATGTTCCGAAGAGTGGCTTTCATCCTCCACCTCTTCAGCTTCGCGTACATCAATCCCACTTCATTCGACTTCGCCATTCAAGACTTGCTGCGCAAGTTGCAGACAGACGGGATATTGGATTGGGTGCAGAGGGCGGGTCTACGGGCAGTGCACCTCTTCCCCCTCTCGAAGTACGCTGTCTCGGGCCTTGGACCTCCACCACAGCGAACGGTCGGCTGGATGTAGCCCACTGGAAACAAGGGACCACCCAACACCTTTTGGCCACCTCAACTCAGCTCGCCTTCACCACTCGCCGTCGGCTAGGAGACAGACAAACCACGCGGGAAAACAGAAGCACTGAGAAAAGAACGTCTGCCATTGAAGCCAAATCAATCACCTCCCGGCGCGGAGTCAATTTTCACTGCAATTCAATCAAGCGTCCATCACCCATCAATCTCGCAACCCAGGAAAAGTACCAACAAACACTTCAATGCCTTCCATCTCCAACTACGCAAGAGGGCGACCTTCTCAGCTTCTCCTATAAGTGCTATTCAGGAGTTGGCTTCTCCTCCAGTCCAGCACTTCTTCCGGGGTTCAATCAACTGCGCCTTCCACAGGCACCAAAGCATCAAACGATTTCACTACAGACCAAGTGGTCGTGGGATCAAAATCGCACTTCTACATGTCCATCTCACATCAACACTCCCTACACAAACCACACACGCAGTCTTGCCATATCCATGCCGTTGCCTGATTGCTAACCAATTTTTACAGTCCTCTCCAGGCAAGATACAACACGATCGCCCTTCATCATTCCCCTACCATCACAATTCTGTGTCTTCGGCGCATTCACCACACCACAATCCCTGCCGCTTCGACGCATTCAGACTAGTGTATTCCTCCATCACCCACTGCCATATCAAGGTAAGCTGCAAGCCCACGGCCGGCAATTAACCGTCCCGACCCCCGTCCTTCTCCACTTCATGTTCCTCGACAGCAGTTTTAGCTGGCAGGAGTACCTATCAAGATTTTATTCCACCTATCGAACCTTAACTTCCTCCAAACTCTTATCTCCACCCCACCTCTTGAAAGAGTTTCTTTTCCCATACCCCAAACGCTTCCATCCCTGGCGGCGCCCAATCAGCGTCGAGTTTTCTTCCCTCGCTCGTCTGATCACCCTGCTGCACCGTCAAGCTAGAAGGCGTGCCAAAAGTAGTGCACCTCCATCGGATAGATGCTAATTGGCTCCAGCTGTGCAGTGCTCTCCACCAATGATTGTATGAGGATTTCCTAAACTTCATCGTCTCTCAGTGCGTCTTCTTCCATAACGGAGGAAGAGGCCGATATCATGCAGAACTGGCAGCAAAATGGCCAGACGGGTTCTGCTCAAGGCCACAATAATATGTGGTCGGGCTCCTACGCGTTCCCTGATGGAACCAACCAGTTCGATGCCTCCCAAAATTGGCAGCATCAAATTCCCAACCAAAATGCTTTCCCACAACTTGCCCCACGAGGGGGGGGCAACACAAACGAGAATAATCTCTATGCTTCACCACATCAAGCGCATGCTGTCGTAGCCAACGACCACAACGGCATGTCGACATTGAATCACGGCAACTTCCATAACGGCCATGGCCAATTCTCGCTTGACACTGCATACACAGACGCTGGCCAAGAAGACCCTCTGGCTAGTTTAAATGAATACCCCCAAGACTTATACGGCCAGCCGAGCAAGGCTGATTTCAACAACGCCAACATCGACAACCTCAACCACAGTCATACCCCTGACTTCACACAGCAACAATTTCAATACAACGGTCAGGCCAATCAGCTGTTCAATGGAAATGTTCCTCAATATACCGAGGCTCAACTCATGCCTCAGCATGGCCACCAGTCCCAGGCGCAGCTGCAGCAGCGCTTCGACTCTGTTCCCCAGTCATTCTCACCCGCCCCTCAGGGCTATGTTCCATCACCTCAACAACATCAGGCTCAGCCTGAGAGAGTCTTTTCTCAATCACCTCATCCCTTTCAGGGTCAGCCGCCTCGTCAACAAAACAGCCAGGGATTCTCTACCCAAACGCCTCCGCCATCTTTCCAGCAAAATCAACCGCCGCAATACCAGCAGAGCAAGTTTGTCCCTCAGCAAATGTCTTATGCTCAGCCTGTAGCAAGATCACCTTTTCAACCCGTTGCTGCAAGGCAGATGCCAGGTCAGGATCCGGCACCTCAGCAATCTCCGCAAGCCCAGCAACAACAGTCCATACACCAGGTCAAGCCAGTCCCCTCACCGGCGCCGGCTCGTCAACTTCAACCACAACAGCCGCAGCCACAGCCGCAGCAGCAaccacagcagcagcagcacaaCCATCAGCAGCCGTTGCAGCCACCACAACCGCAGCTCATCGCTGCAGCACCAGTTTCTCAACCTGAGACGCATGTCATCGACCCTGCGCTCCAACCTGAGCCGGCGCCGCAGAAGAAGCGCAAGCGTGTCGTCAAGA
Proteins encoded in this region:
- a CDS encoding chitin synthase I, which translates into the protein MDPRYHRTPSPGQPAQHGYQLEDNPFNNQAQQGYHQPPPQHVDDPYGRPSPHSQLDIPMAPGRYGTPSDQLQLNAAHSVSNLSGYDTPVNHGDYGVNPEAHHDAYYNQSYEPSPHDPAHPYDQPTGYNEYDDNRPMLPHQDTMTTDGGYQDNPTPQPAGGGIKRWKTVKQVLLYRGNLVLDCPVPPRLLNQLPHGERDEFTHMRYSAATCDPNFFYDDNFTLRQRLFSKPRHTELFIVVTMYNEDEILFARTMIGVLKNVEYMCSRKESKTWGKDAWKKIVVCVVSDGRGKINPRTRALLAGMGVYQEGIAKQQVNGKDVTAHIYEYTSQVGMTIKNDVVTLVPKQQPVQMLFCLKEKNSKKINSHRWFFQAFGRVLDPNICVLIDAGTKPGGNSIYHLWKAFDLEPMCAGACGEIKAMLGTGGKHLLNPLVATQNFEYKMSNILDKPLESAFGFISVLPGAFSAYRYVALQNDKNGQGPLEKYFAGEKLEGAGAGIFTSNMYLAEDRILCFELVTKRNCHWILQYVKSATGETDVPDTVTELVLQRRRWLNGSFFAAIYAIAHFYEFFRSDHSILRKLMFFIEFVFNTINMIFAWFAIGNFFLVFKILTTSLGEDNLLGRTGEILGVVFTWLYGISLMTCFVLSMGNRPAGSGAYYITMVYFWALIMIYLLFAAVFIAVKAIIADVNDSNGFNVSDLFKNPVFYTLIISVMSTYGIWLIASLLMFDPWHMITSFAQYMLLTPTYTNILNVYAFCNTHDISWGTKGDDGAEKLPTVSTKDGSGKTDLPDEADLNAQYERELKVFSAKFVQEVKPPTDSQKAEAQMDYYRGVRSVVVLAWMISNFGLAAVVLSAAGLERISPTASTTDDTDGRANIYMSVVLWSVAGLSSFKFIGAMWFLVVRMFRGV
- a CDS encoding Sec1 family protein, which produces MAAKGHSLRDRQISALKKLLSLNDSYSDNDTENTQTNGGALGPTGAIITSDGEPLWKVLVFDDLGRDVISSVLRVSDLRGLGITMHMHIGASRHAIPDVPVIYLLEPTAQNLQHITSDLQKGLYTPAYLNFLSSIPRPLLEDFAEQTITAGTSDNIARLMDQYLNFIVAEPDLFNLGMQRDHTYWALNSATTNDEELDRVVDRIVSGLFSVIVTMGVIPIIRCPKGAAAEMISAKLDRKLRDHILNSKENLFSSSARPASAGTPQSRPVLVILDRNVDLIPMLSHSWTYQSLVHDVLNMKLNRITIETPIDENNPAKGNTKKAYDLTASDFFWTKNAAVPFPQVAEDIDAELTRYKEDAAAVNKKTGVTDLEDLQNDTSASAQHLKAAITLLPELRERKAVLDMHMNILAALLTGIKNRQLDNFFQVEEGAAKQTKAQILELIKDSAKGDEPVDKLRLFVIWYLSTEQDVSRAEWEGFEKALTECGADTTSLPYIRQVRATTKMTQLTTISNPTTNQAGSSDIFGRFSSISNRLTDRLKESGVPTGLSSNFESLIGGIKNFLPANRDLTITKIVESIMDPSTAASSAIAKTENYLYFDPRSANARGTMPPPSAIRAGAGGSSAPGGLPGQAAAGTGASFGQRRQGFSEAVVFTVGGGSMDEYGNLQEWVERTGGDRARRRVVYGSTEILNADEFIKQELERLGKEVAS